CGGTCGCGTTCCTGTTCAAAGCTGTCGGCGGTGTTCAGGACGCGCGGAACCGTCCGCCGCACCAGTGCCCGCTCCGCTTCCACCGGCATGGCCCAGCCCGCCTCCACCAGCCGCTGCAGCTCCGTACTCCTGGCGTGGCCCGCCATCAGGCATGCCGTGCCCTCCTGATCCGCGCGGAGCAGCAACACCTCACGGGCATGGGCGTACGGGGAGCGCTGTTCGATGTGGAGGTCGTTGCCGTCGTCCCAGCAGGCCACGAGGCCCAGGTCCTGAACGGGGGCGAAAGCTGCGGACCGTGTGCCGATGGCCACCCGCGCCGATCCGGCCAGGATGCGCAGGAAACTGCGGTAGCGCGGCGTCGGTCCGTCATCTGCCGTGAGCCGGGCGATGTCAGGGGCCGGCAGGACGTCCAGCAACGCCTGTTCCAGCTGGTCCAGGTCGCGGTAGTCGGGCACCACGACCAGGGCGCCGCGGCCGGAGGCACGGACTGCGGCCACCGCCTCGGCGATCAACCGGGGCCACGCCGCCTGGCCGTAGCCCTGCAGCGGGCTGAAGACCGCCCGCGGGCTCCCGCCCTCCTGCAAGTGGCGCACAAACGCCGGACCGTTGCGGTAACCTGCCCAGCCGCCCTCCCCTGAGGAACCAGGCACAACGCCGGACTCTCCCGGCGTGGACTGGCCGGTCTTTCCGGCTGTCGGCGTGCCACGCTGCGCCTCAGCCGCTTCCGGGACGGCAGCGGCGAGGAAATCCTTCTCCACGCGTGCCATCCGCGGCGGGACGGCCACCCGCAGCACATCGTTGACTGTGCCCGCGTACCGGGCGGCGACGGCGTTTACCAGGTCCCGCACCGCGGGTGTGAGGACGGCAACCGGAGAGATGACTTTCTGCAGCGGCACAAGGGTGTGGCCGGCGTCGGACTCTGTGGTGCGTTCGATGATGAACCCGGTGAGTTCCTGCCCGTTGAAACGGACTTTTACCCGGACGCCCGCCTGCGCGGCCTGATCGAGTTCTGCCGGCACGCTGTAGTCGAAAGGCCGGTCCAGGTGCGGCAGGGAAGTCTCCACCTGCACCCTGGCTACGGGCAGGTGGGCGGCCAGCGGCGGTCCCGGCGGCCGGGTGGCCGCGGGGAACCCTTGAAGCAGGGACGGCTGGACGGCGCCGGGCACGCCGTGGCCGATGTGGACCGTCTCAGGTGTTGCCATGTCCGTTACCCCCTTTCACAAACCAGCCAACCACCTGGCCCTGACATTTTCAGCGGGGTCAGATGATTGGCGGGGCGCTGACGGCAGGCTAGGCGTTGAAGAAGGCCTTGAGGTCGTCCACACGGTCCAGCCGCTCCCACGTGAAATCGGGATCGTCGCGGCCGAAGTGTCCGTGCGCGGCCGTTTTGGCGTAGATGGGCCGTTTGAGGTCCAGGGCGTCGATGATGGCGCGGGGGCGGAGGTCGAAGATCTCGGCGATGGCGTCGCTGATGCGGGCCGGGTCCACTGTTTCGGTGCCGAAGGTTTCCACGTAGGTGCCTACTGGACGGGCCTGCCCGATGGCGTAGGCGATCTGGATCTCGGCGCGCTTGGCAAGGCCGGCTGCCACCACGTTCTTGGCCACCCAGCGCATGGCGTAGGCCGCGGACCGGTCCACCTTGGACGGGTCCTTGCCGGAGAAGGCACCGCCGCCGTGGCGGGCCATGCCGCCATAGGTGTCCACGATGATCTTGCGGCCGGTCAGGCCGGCGTCGCCCACGGGGCCGCCGATGACGAACTCGCCGGCGGGGTTGAGGATGTTTACAGCCCGGGAGATGTCCAGGTTGGCGGCAGCCAGCACCGGGGCGATGACGAAGGAGGCGAGGTCGGCGCGGAGCCGGTCCAGGCTGGTGCCTTCCGCGTGCTGGCTTGAAATGACCACGGTCTCGACGGAGACGGGCACGTCTTTGTCGTAGCCCACGGTGACCTGGGTCTTGCCGTCGGGACGGAGATAGGCCAGTTCGCCGGACTTGCGCACCACCGTGAGGCGTTCGGACAGGCGGTGTGCCAGCCAGATCGGGGTGGGCATGTAAGACGGGGTTTCGTCGCTGGCGTAGCCGAACATCAGACCCTGGTCGCCGGCGCCCTGAAGATCGTAATCGTCCTCCTGGCGGCCTTCACGGGCTTCCAGCGAATTGAAAACACCCCCGGCGATGTCATTGGACTGCTGGCCGATGGATACTGACACGCCGCAGCGGGCGCCGTCGAAACCGTTGGCCGACGAGTCGTAGCCGATCCCCAGGATGGTCTCCCGGACGATCTGCGGGATTTCAACGTAGGCGTCCGTGGTGACCTCACCGGCGACGTGGACCAGGCCGGTGGTGGCCATGGTCTCGACGGCGACGCGGGACTCCGGGTCGACTGCCAGCAGCGCGTCCAGGATGGCGTCACTGATCTGGTCGCAGATTTTGTCCGGGTGGCCTTCGGTGACCGACTCGGAGGTAAAGAGCCGGAGCGCGGAGGGCGTGGCCCCGTGGGTGTGGGGAATGTGCAGCGGTAAAGTCACTCAACTACCTTACTGGTTGGGAACGGACGTCCGGCCGCGTGCGTCCCCGTGCTAAGGAAACGCTGTTCGGCGAGCGGGTCAGGCGTGCGGTGAAACGTGGTTCAGCTCGTGGCCGACCCGTGTGATCACGGCGGCCGAAACCTCGGACTTGGACCCGGCTGCCTCTTGAGGTTCGGCGTCGGAGCGGGCCAGGATGACTACCGAATTGGTGTCCTGCCCAAAAACCTTGTCCGTTCCCACATGGTTGACCACCAGGAGGTCGCAGCCCTTGCGCTTGAGTTTTGCCTCGGCGTACGCCAGGACGTCCCCCTGGCCGTCACCGGTTTCCGCCGCGAAGCCGACAATCAGCTGGTGGCGGCGGGCAGCCTCATTCCCGGGAGCGCTGCGGGCCTCCACCAATTCCTGCAGGATGTCCGGGTTGCGGACCAGGGTAATGACCGGGTCCGCCGTGTCATCGCGCTTTTTGATTTTTGTGCCGGAGACCTCCGCAGGACGGAAGTCTGCCACCGCGGCGGCCATGATGACGACGTCGGAATCGGCAGCTGCCGCAAGCGCGGCTTCCCTCAGCTGCAGGGCGGTTTCCACCCTGACCACGTCCACGCCGGCGGGAGCCGGGACGTCCATGTGGGCCGCGATGAGCCGGACCGTGGCACCGGCGTTGCGGGCCGCAACGGCCAGCGCAACGCCCTGCTTCCCGGAAGACCTGTTGCCCAAAAACCGGACCGGATCCAGGGGTTCCCGGGTGCCGCCGGCGCTGATGGTCACCTTCCGGCCGGCCAGCGGGAGCTGGAAATCGGACTGGCCCTGGGAGAGGGCCATGGCCGCGTCGAAGATGGCTTCCGGTTCGGGCAGGCGGCCCGGACCGGAGTCGGCGCCGGTGAGCCGGCCACTGGCCGGTTCGAGGACGGCGACGCCCCGGCTGCGCAGGGTCTCGACGTTGGCGCGGGTGGCGGCGTGCTGCCACATTTCCGTGTGCATGGCCGGGGCGAAAAGTACCGGCCCCCGGGCCATCAGCAGCGTGTTGGTGAGGAGGTCACCGGCCTGACCCGTGGCCGCACGGGCCAGGAGGTCCGCAGTAGCCGGTGCCACCACGATCAGGTCGGCCTCATGGCCGAGCCTGACGTGGTTGACCTGATGAACGTCGTCGAAGACGCTGTTGCTGACGGGGTTGCCGGAAAGGGCTTCCCAGGTGGCGACACCCACAAAGCGGGTAGCCGCCTCGGTGGGTATCACCGTGACGTTGTGGCCGGCTTCAGTAAAAAGCCGGAGGAGCGATGCGACCTTGTAGGCCGCAATCCCTCCCCCGACTCCGAGGACTATGCGCACGTGACCTCCGTCAACAGGCAGTCAGACTTACTCTGAAGCTTCGATCGGGGTGGAAACGAGCTTGCCTTCGTTGATCTCGCGCAGGGCGATGGACAGCGACTTCTCGTTCAGCTTGGTATCGACCAGCGGGCCGACGTATTCGAACAGGCCCTCGTGCAGCTGGGCGTAGTAGGCGTTGATCTGACGTGCACGCTTGGCACCGAAGATCACCAGGCCGTACTTGGAATCAGCTACCTTCAGCAGATCGTCGATCGGCGGGTTGATGATGCCTTCAAGGTTCGTGGACACGAATTCTCCAAATTCTAACGGGCTGACTTGTACGCGCTACTGGTGCGGGTGCGGGGTCAGCCCCATGAGTGAAACAAGCTCGTCCGCTGCCCGGCGAATGTCATCGTTAACGACGGTGTAGTCAAACTCCGGTTCAGCGGCAAGTTCCAGTTTAGCGGTTTCCAGGCGTCGCTGCTGCTCGTCGGCACTTTCCGTGCCGCGGCCCACGAGTCGGCGCACCATTTCGTCCCAGCTGGGGGGTGCCAGGAAGACGAACTGGGCGTCCGGAACGGCAGCTTTAACCTGCCGGGCTCCCTGCAGGTCAATTTCCAGCAGCACGGACTTTCCGTCCGCGATGGCCTGCTTTACGGTGCTCTTGAGTGTTCCGTACGTGTTCTGGCCGTGGACCACGGCCCATTCCAGGAGCTCGCCGGCTGCAACGAGCTTCTCGAACTCTTCCTTGGATTTGAAAAAGTAGTGGACACCGTCCTGCTCACCGGGGCGCGGGGCGCGGGTGGTGGCCGAAACGGAAAGCCAGACTTCGGGGTAATTATCCCGGATGTAGGTGGACACGGTGCCTTTACCAACAGCCGTCGGACCTGCGAGGACTGTCAGTCCCGGATTCTTGCTCACATGTTCCTTTGCGGCGGTGTTTGGATCGACGAAGAGTGGTTCGCCCTATTTCTCGTCTATAAAATCTACCAGCGCCTGGCGCTGGTGAATGCCCAGGCCGCGGACCCGCCGGGAAGCCGCGATGCCCAGTTGCTCCATTATGGCCGCGGCCCGCACCTTACCGATGCCCGGCAGGGCCTCCAACAGTTCGGCTACCCGCATCCGCGCCAAGGCGTCGTCCTGGGCCGCTGAGCTGATGATGTCCGCCGCCGACGTCTCGCCGTTCTTGAGCCGTTCCTTCACCGCGGCCCGGGCTGCCCGGGCCGCGGCGGCCTTCTGCAGGGCATCAGCGCGTTCTGACGCGGATAAGGGTCGCAGGCTCATGGAGGACACCCCCGGAAATTTTCAGATGCGTCCATGGCGGCCGCCATTGGACTTGTCCTGAAACTACCCTTTGGGGCCCCTTGAATCAATGGACGCCCGCATTATCCGGCCCGGCAACCGCGTGAATTCGCCAAACCCGCGGCTCAACTTTCGCGGAGGCCGTCCAGCGTTCGCCGGGCCGCATCCTGCAGTCCCTGGATCCCCGGGCCGGCGGCAAGGATGTCCCGGCTCGATGTGCCCAGCACCTGCGGGTACGCCGCGCCGAATGTCCTGCGAAGATCAGCCGGCGTTGCGCCCTGGGCACCCAGACCCGGGGCAAGGATGGGCCCGCGGACGGCTTCCAGGTCGAGCCGCAGGTCGGCCAGCGCTGTGCCTACCGTGGCGCCGACCACCAGCCCGACTGAGCCGAGCGGCCCGGTAAAGCGCCGGTTCTCCGCCGTGGCGGCTTCCGTGATCCGGCGCGCCACGGAGTCCGCGCCGCCGACGTGCTGGACCGAGGCGCCCTCCGGGTTGGAGGTCAGGGCGAGCACAAAGACGCCGCGTCCGTACTGCGCCGCCAGCTCCAGGGCCGGCCGGAGCGACTCAAACCCGAGGTAGGGGCTCAGCGTCACAGAATCGGCCGCCAGCGCCGATCCGTCCCGGAGCCAGGCATCCGCGTAGGCGGCCATGGTGGAGCCGATGTCGCCCCGCTTGGCATCGGCGATGGTGAGCACCTGGCCGTCGGCGGCGGCCAGTACTTCCTCCAGCACGGCCATGCCGGCTGAGCCGTGGCGCTCGTAAAGCGCCACCTGCGGCTTTACCGCGGCAGCGAGCGAACCTACTGCCTCCAGGACGGTCAGCGAAAACCGCCTCAGCCCGGCGGCGTCGTCGTCGAGTCCCCAGTTCTTCAGCAGCGCGGGGTGCGGGTCAATGCCCACACACAGCGGGCCGCGGGCCGCCACGGCCGCCCCCAGCCGGGAGCCGAAGGACTCCCGGCCGGTGGACGGTGCGGGGCCGGACTCAGGCATGCTGCGCAACCTGCGTTGCGGCGGACTGCGCGGCAGCGGCCTGCGACGCCGCCAGGGCAGCGGCGTGCTCCTGCAGGCTGGTGACCGACCATTCGTAGGTGCGCATCGCCTCAATGGCCTGTACCGCGGCATTGATTTCGGCCACCGTGGTGATGCAGGGGATGCCGATGGACGTGGCGGCGGCGCGCAGTGCGTAACCGTCGCTGCGGGCTTCCCCGCCGGAGGGCGTGTTGAACACCATGTCGATCTCACCGGCAATGACCAGGTCGGCAATGGTGCCTTCGCCTTCGGCGCTGCTTCCTTCGGCGACCTTGCGGACCGTGCTGGCCTGGATGCCGTTGCGGCGCAGGACATCGGCCGTGCCGCCGGTGGAGACAATTTCGAAGCCGAGATCAGACAGCCGCTTGATGGCCATGATGACGGCACGCTTATCGCGGTTGGCCACGGAGACGAAGATCTTGCCTTCGGTGGGCAGGGCATTGTTCGCAGCCGCCTGGCTCTTGGCGAAGGCGGTGTCGAAGTGCTTGTCGATGCCCATGACTTCGCCGGTGGAACGCATTTCCGGGCCGAGCAGGGAATCCACCACCTTGCCTTCCGGGGTGCGGAAGCGGCTGAAGGGCAGCACTGCTTCCTTGACTGAGACCGGCGCGTCGAGCGGCA
The window above is part of the Pseudarthrobacter sp. IC2-21 genome. Proteins encoded here:
- a CDS encoding primosomal protein N', which encodes MATPETVHIGHGVPGAVQPSLLQGFPAATRPPGPPLAAHLPVARVQVETSLPHLDRPFDYSVPAELDQAAQAGVRVKVRFNGQELTGFIIERTTESDAGHTLVPLQKVISPVAVLTPAVRDLVNAVAARYAGTVNDVLRVAVPPRMARVEKDFLAAAVPEAAEAQRGTPTAGKTGQSTPGESGVVPGSSGEGGWAGYRNGPAFVRHLQEGGSPRAVFSPLQGYGQAAWPRLIAEAVAAVRASGRGALVVVPDYRDLDQLEQALLDVLPAPDIARLTADDGPTPRYRSFLRILAGSARVAIGTRSAAFAPVQDLGLVACWDDGNDLHIEQRSPYAHAREVLLLRADQEGTACLMAGHARSTELQRLVEAGWAMPVEAERALVRRTVPRVLNTADSFEQERDRLALVARLPGAAWRAAKEGLERGPVLVQVARAGYAPSLVCETCREPARCQSCRGPLAIGGASGSSAIPQCRWCSTPAPDWQCVHCSGRKLRKGATGVLRTAEELGRAFPGKAVITSSGDQVKAVVGTANALVVATIGAEPVAEAGYAAALLLDGDSLLRRENLRAGEDTVRRWFNAAALVRPASDGGLVVITATESVAVGALLRWDPAGYARRELELRMELQLPPAVRIASVTGPRTAVVHFTAAVEHQLEPSGVHLRTAGPAPVILTGSAAAQQGDDVRTLLFFPYGQAGAVTRVLRSTKAAAAAKRTEEPVQVRLDGVDVL
- the metK gene encoding methionine adenosyltransferase, which gives rise to MTLPLHIPHTHGATPSALRLFTSESVTEGHPDKICDQISDAILDALLAVDPESRVAVETMATTGLVHVAGEVTTDAYVEIPQIVRETILGIGYDSSANGFDGARCGVSVSIGQQSNDIAGGVFNSLEAREGRQEDDYDLQGAGDQGLMFGYASDETPSYMPTPIWLAHRLSERLTVVRKSGELAYLRPDGKTQVTVGYDKDVPVSVETVVISSQHAEGTSLDRLRADLASFVIAPVLAAANLDISRAVNILNPAGEFVIGGPVGDAGLTGRKIIVDTYGGMARHGGGAFSGKDPSKVDRSAAYAMRWVAKNVVAAGLAKRAEIQIAYAIGQARPVGTYVETFGTETVDPARISDAIAEIFDLRPRAIIDALDLKRPIYAKTAAHGHFGRDDPDFTWERLDRVDDLKAFFNA
- the gmk gene encoding guanylate kinase; its protein translation is MSKNPGLTVLAGPTAVGKGTVSTYIRDNYPEVWLSVSATTRAPRPGEQDGVHYFFKSKEEFEKLVAAGELLEWAVVHGQNTYGTLKSTVKQAIADGKSVLLEIDLQGARQVKAAVPDAQFVFLAPPSWDEMVRRLVGRGTESADEQQRRLETAKLELAAEPEFDYTVVNDDIRRAADELVSLMGLTPHPHQ
- the coaBC gene encoding bifunctional phosphopantothenoylcysteine decarboxylase/phosphopantothenate--cysteine ligase CoaBC → MRIVLGVGGGIAAYKVASLLRLFTEAGHNVTVIPTEAATRFVGVATWEALSGNPVSNSVFDDVHQVNHVRLGHEADLIVVAPATADLLARAATGQAGDLLTNTLLMARGPVLFAPAMHTEMWQHAATRANVETLRSRGVAVLEPASGRLTGADSGPGRLPEPEAIFDAAMALSQGQSDFQLPLAGRKVTISAGGTREPLDPVRFLGNRSSGKQGVALAVAARNAGATVRLIAAHMDVPAPAGVDVVRVETALQLREAALAAAADSDVVIMAAAVADFRPAEVSGTKIKKRDDTADPVITLVRNPDILQELVEARSAPGNEAARRHQLIVGFAAETGDGQGDVLAYAEAKLKRKGCDLLVVNHVGTDKVFGQDTNSVVILARSDAEPQEAAGSKSEVSAAVITRVGHELNHVSPHA
- the rpoZ gene encoding DNA-directed RNA polymerase subunit omega — protein: MSTNLEGIINPPIDDLLKVADSKYGLVIFGAKRARQINAYYAQLHEGLFEYVGPLVDTKLNEKSLSIALREINEGKLVSTPIEASE
- the pyrF gene encoding orotidine-5'-phosphate decarboxylase, which gives rise to MPESGPAPSTGRESFGSRLGAAVAARGPLCVGIDPHPALLKNWGLDDDAAGLRRFSLTVLEAVGSLAAAVKPQVALYERHGSAGMAVLEEVLAAADGQVLTIADAKRGDIGSTMAAYADAWLRDGSALAADSVTLSPYLGFESLRPALELAAQYGRGVFVLALTSNPEGASVQHVGGADSVARRITEAATAENRRFTGPLGSVGLVVGATVGTALADLRLDLEAVRGPILAPGLGAQGATPADLRRTFGAAYPQVLGTSSRDILAAGPGIQGLQDAARRTLDGLRES
- the mihF gene encoding integration host factor, actinobacterial type, producing the protein MSLRPLSASERADALQKAAAARAARAAVKERLKNGETSAADIISSAAQDDALARMRVAELLEALPGIGKVRAAAIMEQLGIAASRRVRGLGIHQRQALVDFIDEK